A single window of Lepeophtheirus salmonis chromosome 2, UVic_Lsal_1.4, whole genome shotgun sequence DNA harbors:
- the put gene encoding activin receptor type-2B encodes MKTDVMLILFWWVWLSVWNVECHIVGRSSGSGSGSGLECEYYNSTCLSSHKGNVSGDPEHCRGREKCLPQHVCYVVWNNVSSGGGWDEHESGVDVLMMGCFETSSETCNSNSCVGSRMEPSTIFCCCNGASNCNSEFEWDPTPVVRTPSLSQRPPTSPTPDSGNLPYLAILYITLPILVIVSLLAAAFFLYKQKKEAEFSSLSTGSDLESPERNPPPTPQLSNRPIELLEVKARGRYGSVWKGISMGKVVAVKIFPLQDKQSWYAEQAIYNLPRMSHENILQFLGVEKRGEGLIQEFWLTTTFHEQGSLCDYLKSNTVSWEVLCRIAESMARGLTHLHEEIPGLKSGTLSSKPAIAHRDFKSKNVLIKSDMTACIGDFGLALVFEPGKSCGDTHGQVGTRRYMAPEVLEGAINFSRDAFLRIDMYACGLVLWELVSRLKCTNIIPEEYKLPFEAEANHPSLEEMQELVCIRKIRPKILSAWRTHPGLNSLCDTIEECWDHDAEARLSSSCVTERIKTTQSYSMQNSCLENDMDSSSTPFLPVVANSKVDD; translated from the exons ATGAAGACGGATGTGATGTTGATACTGTTTTGGTGGGTGTGGTTGAGTGTATGGAATGTGGAATGTCACATTGTAGGTCGATCAAGTGGAAGTGGAAGTGGAAGTGGATTGGAGTGTGAGTACTACAATTCGACGTGTCTCTCCTCCCACAAGGGCAACGTCTCCGGGGACCCTGAGCATTGCAGGGGAAGGGAGAAGTGCCTGCCGCAGCATGTGTGCTACGTGGTGTGGAACAATGTGAGTAGTGGTGGTGGATGGGACGAGCACGAGTCCGGAGTGGATGTTCTGATGATGGGATGTTTCGAGACCTCCTCAGAGACTTGCAATTCCAATTCCTGCGTTGGGTCCAGAATGGAGCCTTCTACAATCTTTTGCTGCTGCAATGGGGCTTCGAATTGCAACTCTGAATTTGAGTGGGATCCAACTCCTGTTGTGAGGACTCCCTCCTTATCTCAGAGGCCTCCCACTTCCCCAACGCCGGACTCTGGAAATCTCCCCTATCTGGCCATTCTGTATATCACACTTCCCATTCTTGTGATCGTTTCTCTGCTCGCTGCTGCATTCTTTCTCTACAAGCAAAAGAAAGAAGCTGAGTTTAGCTCTCTTTCAACAGGCAGTGACTTGGAATCTCCAGAGCGGAATCCTCCTCCCACTCCACAGCTCTCTAATAGACCTATTGAGCTCTTAGAAGTCAAAGCAAGAGGACGATATGGCTCTGTCTGGAAAGGAATCTCCATGGGCAAAGTCGTTGCTGTGAAAATCTTCCCTCTTCAAGACAAACAGTCCTGGTATGCAGAACAGGCCATCTATAATCTTCCCCGTATGAGTCATGAAAATATACTTCAGTTTCTTGGAGTGGAAAAACGTGGAGAAGGCCTAATTCAAGAGTTTTGGCTCACTACTACTTTTCATGAACAAG gCTCGCTGTGTGATTATCTCAAATCAAATACGGTGAGTTGGGAGGTTCTTTGTCGTATTGCTGAATCTATGGCTAGGGGTCTAACGCATTTACATGAGGAAATACCTGGGTTGAAATCTGGAACTCTATCAAGCAAGCCAGCTATTGCACATCGTGATTTCAAGAGTAAAAATGTTCTAATAAAATCGGATATGACTGCTTGTATCGGAGATTTTGGCCTGGCTTTAGTATTTGAGCCAGGAAAGTCCTGTGGTGATACACACGGACAG GTGGGCACTCGTAGATATATGGCTCCTGAAGTCTTAGAAGGAGCAATCAACTTTTCGAGAGATGCGTTTTTACGTATAGATATGTATGCATGTGGTTTAGTTCTCTGGGAATTGGTTTCTCGACTTAAGTGTACAAACATAATCCCTGAAGAGTATAAACTTCCATTTGAAGCTGAGGCTAATCATCCATCGCTTGAAGAAATGCAG GAACTTGTATGCATTAGGAAAATAAGACCTAAGATATTGAGTGCATGGCGTACACATCCTGGGCTTAATAGTTTATGCGACACTATTGAAGAATGCTGGGATCATGATGCTGAGGCACGCTTATCTTCTTCTTGTGTTACTGAGAGGATTAAGACTACTCAGAGTTATTCCATGCAAAACTCTTGCTTGGAAAATGATATGGACTCTTCGTCAACTCCTTTTTTACCCGTAGTTGCTAATTCAAAGGTTGATGACTAA
- the LOC121113735 gene encoding uncharacterized protein, whose protein sequence is MSRDEALEAKKKDTRETQRNKRMFGNLMGTLQKFKREETRVLSSTREAKKREVEKKIEDRSEKEREDARRQKTELLAERSRKQKEIRLLQIQMKRVEEFEVWETSKRRQMGFIRTKTGPPLFYLPKVHNDQSMTALEETMDTIEEEIKLTKSKFEEDLLKMEHRLDSEGSMSEDDDEEFAEKPKSIISKPQSVNGSNIEHNGKQVIEEEKTIKIVVDNKDAVANVCHRVPNENKHPIVINIDEVHAHSEKENGQDSAIKTEKTEDAPIKSKSDPSLKVGVKRQLDKSRVTLAPKVEANEKVSDHIDAAKKKDKTKSLKDEKYIHEHLEKPREKSPLPPKQPDSLKNHQQEEKESKKFTDAKKRSSKVNERPSRSSKNVKQSKPKGRSSSSTSYSSSSSSSSYTSSSSDSSSSDDEEKNRRSKKNTKKVSNTKKRRRRSHSSSSR, encoded by the coding sequence ATGAGCCGAGATGAGGCTTTAGAAGCCAAGAAGAAGGATACCCGAGAAACCCAGCGTAATAAGAGGATGTTTGGCAATTTAATGGGTACgcttcaaaagtttaaaagggAGGAAACGCGAGTTCTTTCGTCTACTCGAGAAGCTAAGAAAAGGGAAGTGGAGAAGAAGATCGAAGATAGATCCGAGAAGGAGCGTGAGGATGCACGCCGTCAAAAAACGGAATTATTGGCTGAGAGATCTcgcaaacaaaaagaaatacgTCTCTTACAGATTCAAATGAAACGAGTTGAAGAATTTGAAGTATGGGAAACATCCAAACGTAGACAAATGGGATTTATACGAACCAAAACAGGGCCTCCTCTCTTTTATCTCCCAAAAGTACACAATGATCAATCTATGACGGCCCTCGAGGAAACGATGGATACCATCGAGGAAGAAATCAAATTAACTAAGTCTAAATTTGAAGAAGATTTACTTAAAATGGAGCATAGGTTGGATAGTGAGGGATCCATGTCTGAAGACGATGATGAAGAATTCGCGGAAAAGCCTAAATCCATCATCAGTAAACCTCAATCTGTAAATGGCTCAAATATAGAACACAATGGCAAGCAAGTCATTGAAGAAGAGAAAACAATTAAGATAGTCGTAGACAATAAGGACGCTGTAGCAAATGTCTGTCATCGTGTTCCTAACGAGAATAAACATCCtattgttattaatatagatgaagTTCATGCTCATAGTGAAAAAGAAAATGGTCAAGATTCCGCTATTAAAACGGAAAAAACGGAAGACGCTCCCATCAAAAGTAAGTCCGATCCTTCTTTGAAAGTTGGAGTCAAGCGCCAACTTGACAAAAGCAGAGTAACACTTGCTCCAAAGGTTGAAGCGAACGAAAAAGTGAGTGATCATATTGATGCTGCTAAGAAGAAGGATAAAACAAAGTCACTAAAGGATGAAAAATACATCCATGAACATCTCGAAAAACCTCGTGAGAAATCTCCCTTGCCACCAAAACAACCAGACTCTCTAAAGAATCATCAGCAAGAGGAAAAAGAATCTAAAAAGTTTACTGATGCTAAGAAGAGATCTTCAAAAGTAAATGAGCGTCCTAGTCGTTCTTCCAAAAATGTGAAGCAAAGTAAACCAAAAGGTCGCTCAAGTAGTTCTACTTCTTATTCTTCATCCTCCAGTTCCTCTTCTTATACCTCCTCTTCCTCGGATTCATCCAGTTCAGACGATGAAGAAAAGAATCGCCGCagcaaaaaaaatactaaaaaagtatcaaatactaaaaaacgTAGGAGACGCTCACATTCTAGTAGTAGTCGTTAG
- the LOC121113730 gene encoding BPTF-associated chromatin complex component 1 isoform X1, giving the protein MNNSNKVGEIFTSAGSAFLALGDLTKQLSSSQSNSSSGVAKWTEEEVDMLQKAVNAFAEDLEKISKTIKLRTVQQIKGALKKKAYDEAGLSPTTSLSSSDANVTLNMLNAGDNEVDVEELESRLDFDQDVKNI; this is encoded by the exons ATGAACAACTCGAATAAAGTTGGAGAAATATTCACCTCTGCTGGGAGCGCGTTTTTGGCTCTCGGGGATTTAACGAAGCAGCTTTCCTCATCTCAATCCAACTCCTCATCCGGTGTAGCAAAATGGACGGAAGAAGAGGTAGATATGCTTCAAAAG GCGGTTAATGCTTTTGCGGAGGATCTTGAGAAAATATCCAAGACAATCAAACTTAGAACCGTGCAACAAATCAAAGGTGCACTCAAAAAAAAGGCCTACGATGAGGCAGGTCTTTCTCCAACAACATCATTATCCTCCTCCGATGCGAACGTTACTCTGAATATGCTTAATGCCGGTGATAATGAAGTGGATGTCGAAGAGTTGGAGTCGCGTCTTGATTTTGATCAGGACGTAAAGAATATTTGA
- the LOC121113730 gene encoding BPTF-associated chromatin complex component 1 isoform X2, translated as MNNSNKVGEIFTSAGSAFLALGDLTKQLSSSQSNSSSGVAKWTEEEAVNAFAEDLEKISKTIKLRTVQQIKGALKKKAYDEAGLSPTTSLSSSDANVTLNMLNAGDNEVDVEELESRLDFDQDVKNI; from the exons ATGAACAACTCGAATAAAGTTGGAGAAATATTCACCTCTGCTGGGAGCGCGTTTTTGGCTCTCGGGGATTTAACGAAGCAGCTTTCCTCATCTCAATCCAACTCCTCATCCGGTGTAGCAAAATGGACGGAAGAAGAG GCGGTTAATGCTTTTGCGGAGGATCTTGAGAAAATATCCAAGACAATCAAACTTAGAACCGTGCAACAAATCAAAGGTGCACTCAAAAAAAAGGCCTACGATGAGGCAGGTCTTTCTCCAACAACATCATTATCCTCCTCCGATGCGAACGTTACTCTGAATATGCTTAATGCCGGTGATAATGAAGTGGATGTCGAAGAGTTGGAGTCGCGTCTTGATTTTGATCAGGACGTAAAGAATATTTGA
- the Dna2 gene encoding DNA replication ATP-dependent helicase/nuclease DNA2: MHKLSRLGKGNKDRQTRISSFFKSPEKEDGTTGEKENAEDNPHKTSFKIRMLKKASKTSLTDSTKNLFATLTGPRKRKKSDSEDDKPPKKRMSTEGFTEIQNKTASISNLQNQGSILEDPDDLALACLQDSPLNSPSKSSKDYEPYNPFNRQEVTQVEYVNREIIMETSLGRTVILRGSWISNTPTICRGDIINVLNPLIEGKTDVIDDLNGLFVIHPDNLVSGTSVVASLFCMRKAVLNERYKGLEGSSKTMFIGTVVHSLLQDSLKKEAVSMVQINEVFSSILKTPQFILDMATLQMTSNELTQEVSPYMPHILFFIERYVKEKNVKPPEQAFAPISRKAPSLPPSKWPGSVESIKDIEENIWSPRLGLKGKVDLTLKVKLKTRDKRGRLNKIMPLELKTGRPSGSAEHRGQVIMYSMIMSERRDDPESGLLLYLRNSSLMEVNAGIHEMRGLVQLRNQLVSHLLNLNYKDLPEPINLKTACEKCPHLIACTASIGDQNFGESHAMHVLIPDSLKHLTKEELNFFDRWNKMISFETYENRSSSRQKDLWLKLPEERKKNNQALDNLTLIRENDMKHSFRGDMANLSNPPFAIGETILVSTKNAIALAQGTVYRIGTEVIEVILDRNLYKDQEWKNCIFCIDKYEYVPSSAALVNLAKLMSDTEESKKLRSLIIDKRQVEFLQGLPKEVAINAKPILKTLNRVQQKAIFKTLMAKDNICLKGMPGTGKTTLIVALIRLLAMTMKKSVLLTSYTNTAVDNVLLKLLSFDDVGFIRLGRRSRINPRLYNHMFESQTELEDKLVVGTTCLGLNHPAITSRRFDYCILDEAGQASLLSSVGPLFHAKVFILVGDPEQLRPVVRSVQARSLGMSESIFSLMERENNVIPLTLQYRMNSRITECANFLTYKGELECGNTQVASNILKEDHSHDSDPSWVKSALDPSLHQSIVFLDTGSRGVESRHGSYGITNTHECEIIEQLLNRIKGGNDYDIGVIAPYQAQVSLLRKKFNGIDVNTVDQFQGKDKDIIFYSCTRCSSNIKDEAKSSESILNDERRLNVAITRAKMKIILVGNRDTLVNFKPFNKLLTLFLKDECIIRVE, encoded by the exons atgcACAAATTATCTCGCCTCGGAAAGGGAAACAAGGATCGTCAAACTCGGATTTCCTCCTTCTTCAAGTCCCCAGAGAAGGAAGATGGGACGACGGGTGAGAAAGAGAACGCGGAGGACAATCCTCATAAAACATCATTCAAAATTCGAATGTTGAAGAAGGCATCTAAAACCAGCCTCACTGACTCGACCAAGAATCTGTTTGCTACTCTCACAGGTCCACGTAAGAGGAAAAAATCGGATTCTGAAGACGATAAACCTCCAAAAAAGCGCATGTCAACAGAGGGATTCACAGAAATTCAGAACAAAACAGCGTCCATCTCTAATCTTCAAAATCAAGGATCGATTTTGGAAGATCCCGACGACCTTGCTCTAGCTTGCCTACAAGATTCTCCCTTGAATTCTCCTTCCAAATCTTCGAAAGATTACGAGCCTTATAACCCATTTAACCGTCAAGAAGTGACACAAGTGGAATATGTCAATCGAGAAATTATTATGGAAACATCTTTGGGTCGTACAGTTATCTTAAGAGGCTCATGGATTTCAAATACCCCTACTATATGTCGAGGGGATATAATTAATGTTCTCAATCCCTTAATTGAAGGGAAAACGGATGTCATAGATGATTTGAATGGTCTTTTTGTTATTCATCCTGATAATTTAGTCTCAGGAACATCAGTTGTGGCTTCACTTTTTTGCATGAGAAAAGCTGTTTTAAATGAGCGTTATAAAGGATTGGAAG gcTCCTCAAAAACGATGTTTATTGGCACGGTCGTACATTCCTTACTTCAAGATTCATTGAAGAAAGAAGCCGTATCCATGGTGcaaattaatgaagttttttcTTCTATACTGAAAACACCacaatttattttagatatggCAACATTACAGATGACATCTAATGAATTAACTCAAGAAGTCAGTCCTTACATGcctcatattttattctttattgaaag atatgTGAAGGAGAAAAATGTAAAACCACCGGAACAAGCCTTTGCACCTATTTCTAGGAAGGCTCCTTCTCTTCCTCCCAGTAAATGGCCTGGATCTGTCGAAAGTATAAAAGATATAGAGGAAAATATTTGGTCTCCAAGGTTGGGCTTAAAAGGAAAAGTAGATTTAACCCTCAAAGTCAAACTTAAGACACGGGATAAACGAGGAAGACTCAATAAAATTATGCCATTAGAGCTTAAAACAGGTCGTCCTTCTGGATCTGCTGAACATCGTGGACAAGTCATAATGTATTCCATGATAATGTCAGAGAGACGCGATGATCCAGAATCTGGTCTCTTACTTTATTTAAGGAACTCATCATTGATGGAAGTAAATGCAGGTATTCATGAAATGCGTGGATTGGTTCAACTGAGGAATCAATTAGTTTCTCATTTATTAAACTTGAACTACAAGGATTTACCAGAGCCGATCAATTTAAAAACTGCTTGCGAAAAGTGCCCACATTTGATTGCTTGTACTGCCAGCATTGGAGATCAAAATTTTGGAGAATCACATGCAATGCATGTTCTTATTCCTGACTCTTTGAAGCATTTAACCAAAGAAGAGCTTAACTTCTTTGATAGGTGGAACAAAATGATATCCTTTGAAACATATGAAAATCGTTCTAGTAGTCGTCAAAAGGATCTGTGGCTTAAATTACCTgaggagaggaagaaaaataatcaagcaCTTGATAACCTTACTTTAATTAGAGAAAATGATATGAAGCATAGTTTCAGGGGTGACATGGCTAATTTATCAAATCCTCCATTTGCTATTGGAGAAACGATCTTAGTGAGTACTAAAAATGCAATAGCTTTAGCTCAGGGTACTGTTTATAGAATTGGAACTGAAGTTATCGAAGTAATCCTTGACCGCAATCTATACAAAGATCAAGAATGgaagaattgtattttttgcatCGACAAGTATGAATATGTTCCATCTTCGGCAGCTCTTGTTAACTTGGCAAAATTGATGAGTGACACGGAAGAATCAAAGAAATTAAGGTCACTAATTATTGACAAAAGACAAGTCGAATTCCTTCAAGGTTTACCCAAAGAAGTAGCAATTAACGCAAAACCTATTCTGAAGACACTCAATAGAGTTCAACAAAaagcaatttttaaaacattgatgGCTAAAGACAATATTTGTTTGAAAGGAATGCCAGGAACAGGAAAAACAACGCTAATTGTTGCTCTTATCAGACTCTTGGCAATGACTATGAAGAAATCGGTTCTATTGACGAGCTATACTAATACGGCTGTTGATAATGTGCTATTAAAGCTACTGTCATTTGATGATGTTGGGTTTATCCGACTAGGAAGACGCTCCAGGATCAACCCCAGGCTTTATAACCATATGTTTGAATCTCAAACCGAACTTGAAGATAAGCTAGTTGTAGGAACAACTTGTCTCGGTCTTAATCATCCTGCTATTACTAGTCGACGTTTTGATTATTGTATATTGGATGAGGCAGGTCAAGCATCCCTTCTTTCCTCTGTTGGGCCTTTGTTTCATGCGAAAGTATTCATCCTCGTCGGTGATCCTGAACAATTGCGGCCTGTTGTAAGAAGTGTTCAAGCAAGATCTCTCGGAATGAGTGAAAGTATATTTTCACTCATGGAGAGAGAGAATAATGTAATCCCACTTACCCTTCAGTATCGTATGAATTCGCGTATAACTGAATGTGCCAACTTTTTAACCTATAAAGGTGAACTTGAGTGCGGAAATACGCAAGTGGCTtccaatattttgaaggagGATCACTCTCACGATAGTGATCCTTCCTGGGTTAAAAGTGCCCTTGATCCATCCCTTCATCAGTCTATTGTATTTTTAGATACAGGATCAAGAGGTGTTGAGAGTAGACACGGCTCTTATGGCATCACCAATACTCATGAATGTGAAATTATCGAGCAGCTTTTAAATAGGATCAAAGGAGGAAATGACTACGACATAGGTGTCATCGCTCCTTACCAAGCCCAAGTATcccttttaagaaaaaagtttaatggTATTGATGTTAAcacagttgatcaatttcaAGGAAAAGacaaagatattatattttactcgtGTACCCGCTGCAGTTCTAATATCAAGGATGAGGCGAAAAGTTCAGAGTCAATCCTAAACGATGAACGTCGTTTGAATGTAGCTATTACACGCgccaaaatgaaaattatattagttgGTAATAGGGATACTTTGGTTAATTTTAAACcatttaataaacttttgactttgtttttaaaagacgAATGCATCATTCGCGttgaataa